TTCATATTGGAAATTACCCTCACTAAGATTTTCTGCGGCAATCTCAGCACGATTTTGGGTGGCTCCCTTTGGCACCCCAGAACGATACAGATCAACAGCCCTTCGCATTGGAACAACTCTTTTCCGATCAAGCATAGCGTCATACGCCCGTTGTCCAATATGACGATCGGCAACAAATGAAGAATTCATCCTGCTCAAAGGATTTGTTCCAGGCTCTCGTTTAAAATGGCCAAATGGGGACATCATTCTCTCAGTTTCTGTAATATCCTTCCCCAACTTCACACCTTCATTGTACATCTCCCGACTCATGATATTTCGAGAAGCATAGTCTGCATTCACATAGTCTCGTGCGTTAACCACCTGCCCATCAGCAATCTCATCTTCCATGCCGGCAAGAGTGATCGAAGTGTGCTGGCGCGGAGCCATACCCGGCCCAACCGGGGCATGTTTCATCAAGACCCCCGGCTTCTCCACTGAAGCAACCACCACCTCTCCTGCCTGCGGTCCACCAAGTGAGGATGATTTCCCATTGAATCCGGGGCTATTGCTGACATTGGTGCCTTGGCTCATGGCTGCCTTGTTCTCGGCCCGCCGCTGATCGGCAGTGCTTCCCACGCCATGCCCGAAAGTGTACCCGCCGAAACTGGATATTGCGCCCTTTCCCTTGCCCTTGCCCTTGCTCGTGCTACTTGAACCGCACATATCAACGTCCTCCCAACAAGGTCCGAGTCATGACGGACGGCGCACTCGTATCACCCAATGCAAAGGTATCCTGCAACGAATCCTTGCCCTGTTTGTTCAAAAGCCGCCGTCGTTGATCCTTGGCCTGTTGAGCCGTTGCCGCTGTTGATCGATCGGGAGCCGCCGAAACTTTTGGGGCCTTGACTTCACTCCCGGTCATGCTCATGGCCGTGGATGCCACACCAGCCAATGCCGCCCCTCCCGACACCAACATTTCAAACGGACTCATGTCCGTCGGAAAAAAATCACTTGCTCCACCACACATGTTCTCACGCCTCCAGCCGTTGAAAACCAAACATCCGAACCTGAAATCCCATGAACCCAACCATCTTGATGAAATTGACATCCCCCGGATCATCCGAGGCCACAATGACAACCGCCGCGCCTTTCTCGGCACAATATCGCCGAATGGCCGGAGCATCCTTTTTCTTCAATTCCCGCCACGCACTCAGACCGGGATCAAGTATCCGCCAGTACATCCACGCCTCTTCATTGTCCGGTCCCCGAAAGGCTAATCCAACCACGGCATACACTTCACCGCCGGGAGTCAGAAATTCCAACCACTCATACTCTTCGTGTGCGTACTCGAACCCGCATAATTGTTTCGGCTGCTCTGCAACACGCTGAATCATGCTACTCCTCCACGCACTTGGTTTGCGTGTTGTTGCCGGTCCGCCGTTCCTTGAATCCCACCGCAAAATATCGAAAAGCGTCCACGGCATGACTGGTCCAATCATGAACAGGCCGAGGACTGAAAGCCCCCATCTGCTCGTTGAACGCCCGCCGATAATGCGTCAGGGAATCAATCCCGACCGCGCACCGGGTTTCGTCAAACCAACATCTTGGCAAAATGGAACGAATGCCATTGATGCCGTCCTGAATCGGAATATTGGGTGCGATGTCGAACCGGATGCCGAGTGACCGGGCCACTTCCAGCCGCGACTTGCCCGTGCCGAGTTCTCGAACTCGAATATCGTGCGGGGCAATGTGTGTGCCGTACTTATACGGCTTGTCATCCAGCACCTTGACATAATGATCCAGCCCTTCACCGCTGGCCTCATAGTAATCGACAACAGCAAATGAACCGCCCGGCTTGGCCTGTACGAACCAAATGGCCGTGGAATCGGACATGCCAAGATCCCACGCAGTATGTACCGGAATGATCGGGTCATACGGCACATTCGTTATCCGTCCATCCCTGTGAGCATCTGCCATCAGTTGACCGAAGTACGCACCCTTGATGGCCGCAGTGAAGGAACATTCAAATTCCTGCTCATACTCGTCAGGGTCCATTTCCCGTTTAACCGCCGCCAATTCCTTCGGATCAATGATCCCGGTTTCCGATGCCCGAAGCATGATGGCGCACCAATCCGGGTCACGCTTGGCATGGTCCCAGACCTCATACAGTGCGTTCTTGCCCTGCGGTGTCCCGATGAACAAGGCCCAGCCCTTGCGGTCGGACAAAGCCGGACGAATGACCTCGGTCCACACCCGGTGCGGCATCTGCGCCACTTCGTCAAACACCACGCCATCCAAATAAATACCACGCAACGAATCCGGATCATTGCCGCCATACAGCGAGACGCGCCCGCCGTTCGGATAATCGATGCGCAAATCCCCTTCATTGAACTCGACCCCCGGAACCGGCGCGGCATATTGCTTGGCATAATCCCAGGCAACGGCCTTGGCTTGCTTCCGAAGCGGAGCGATGTAGGCAAATCGAGGAGCAGGCAACGAACAGCGCATGGCACCATCATTCAGAAGATTGACCGCATTCACGGTCTTTCCGAAACGCCGATGACAGATCAACACGGAAAACCGCTTGAGCTGGTCGTTGACCTCTCTCTGAAGAGGACGAGGCCGAAACCCCGTATCAATCACGTTCGCCTGGTCCACGTTCAACTCCGGTTGAAATCTGCATAATGACCGGACCACCATTCGCGCCGGTCATCTCGATATTCTGCCTGCTTTTCCACCGCTCGGGGTCCCGGTTGGTCATCCAGACCTCACCAGCCCGAACATCCGGCGGAATAAATTTCTTCGTCTTCTTTTCCTTCACCACTCGGGCAAAGGACTGCTCCCCTATCTCGGTCACGCCAATCAGCGTCTCGGTCACCGTCTCGGTGTAGCGGATGCCAACGGCCCGCTTGAAAAATGCAGCTTCAACCTTGTGGAGTTTCTTCCCGTCCTCAACCGCGTCCTTGAATTCGGGAAACCTGCCGAGCCAATTCCGAATCGTCTTCTCGTCAACGTCGAACAACTCCGCGAGCTGCCGCTGACTGAACCCGCCCCGCTTGCAGGCCACCAAAGCCTGACGCGGGTGCTTCTCGCTGTCGTATTCCGTCGGTCTGCCGCCCTTGTCCGTCACACTCATCGTCTTGCGTAATAGAGAACCGCCGCGATCACCCCCAACACTAGGCAATTGACCAGTACACGCAGCGTGGTTTTTTTCACGGTGTCAAAACTCTCACACAATTCGTCAATGAATTCGTGGTGACGGATGTGAGTTGGCCCATCAATGATGTTTGCAGCCTTCAACTCTTCACGCACGGCCTCGCGCACGGCTTGCTTGATGTCCTCAGTCACTTGTTCCTCCAGACATCGACCCCTTTCTCGACGCTTCGCCCGACAACGTATCCACCGACACCAATCTTCATCAGTTGCCACAACTCAGGCGGTAATGAGAGGGTCGGAGCTGCTGGCCAGAAAAGCGATAGGTAGGGATAAATCAAATAATTATTCGCCACGATAGCGACAATCACCAGCATGAGAATGGGCCGCCATGACCGTTGAAGCCAGTTCCCGGACATTTCAGTGACAAGCACTTGAATCTGTCCGGCCAACTCGCCCATGATGAGCTGAAGCTTGCCACGTTCCTTCTCCCCGGCATCTGGCCATATCTTGTCTATGATCGTGCTGCCGATGTTCAAAACGCTGTCAATCCCGAAAGCCATCATCACTCCTTTTTTGCCTCCCTGACTCACCGGCCCCGCTCAAGGAAAGAAACAAGCGGAACCGGGAGTACAAGGAGAATGACGCTGTGCACAAAAAGCATACCCCATGAAAAAGCCCAAAACCGAGAATGAACGATTTTGGACTACCTAGAGGGTACTTTTGACCCAAGATTACCTATTGACAGCTTTTTCAGACCGCTTCGTTTCCCTTGTTTGAAGGGGAAACAAGGTATTGATATTGAGCACGGATTTCCCCCCATTTTGCAGGAAGGAACTGGTCAGCCTTCCAGACAGACCATATTTTCAGATCATCTGGCCGAGCATACCACGGTCCATTGGAGCATTCCTGATAAGCAGGAAGTCCCTCTTCTTTGACGAGAGCAGGAACATCTTTCGATTTTTTACCCACAACCCGCGCAATCTTTTCCCGCCCCTTAATCAAATATTCTTCACTCACACCCTCACCCTCCCCGGCTCCGGCAGCGTGCCGAACTGCCCGGTATTGACCTGCTTGGCCTTGCGCTGCGGCTCGATCCGAAATGACAGA
This DNA window, taken from Pseudodesulfovibrio sp. JC047, encodes the following:
- a CDS encoding terminase family protein, giving the protein MDQANVIDTGFRPRPLQREVNDQLKRFSVLICHRRFGKTVNAVNLLNDGAMRCSLPAPRFAYIAPLRKQAKAVAWDYAKQYAAPVPGVEFNEGDLRIDYPNGGRVSLYGGNDPDSLRGIYLDGVVFDEVAQMPHRVWTEVIRPALSDRKGWALFIGTPQGKNALYEVWDHAKRDPDWCAIMLRASETGIIDPKELAAVKREMDPDEYEQEFECSFTAAIKGAYFGQLMADAHRDGRITNVPYDPIIPVHTAWDLGMSDSTAIWFVQAKPGGSFAVVDYYEASGEGLDHYVKVLDDKPYKYGTHIAPHDIRVRELGTGKSRLEVARSLGIRFDIAPNIPIQDGINGIRSILPRCWFDETRCAVGIDSLTHYRRAFNEQMGAFSPRPVHDWTSHAVDAFRYFAVGFKERRTGNNTQTKCVEE
- a CDS encoding 3TM-type holin gives rise to the protein MAFGIDSVLNIGSTIIDKIWPDAGEKERGKLQLIMGELAGQIQVLVTEMSGNWLQRSWRPILMLVIVAIVANNYLIYPYLSLFWPAAPTLSLPPELWQLMKIGVGGYVVGRSVEKGVDVWRNK